A region of Candidatus Binatia bacterium DNA encodes the following proteins:
- a CDS encoding ferredoxin--NADP reductase, translating into MGLAMASFTRIFSPPAAAPVLCRPNRRWARPSPGGLLRLVVAKVIDETPNAKTFVLDAPGLDYSAGQHLTIVAKVDGKEHRRCYSLSTSPLAGSQPAITVKRVEGGTLSSWLHDRVRAGDVLRAAPAAGRFTIDADHAASRHVAMVAGGVGITPLISMFETLLRSQKQSRVTLLYGSRCQDEIIFRSRIDAMQKLFGRRLDVILAVDEAGPGWNGLTGPIDAARVAAVLRDRDVDSWYVCGPGPMMNGVVGALEARGVAGDRIHLERFQYAESSTTAAPTTAATLVFGASAKTVIAKPGATLLEAADAAGITLPSSCRMGGCGACKIRIDGNVVAAEPNCLTPAERADGYALACCSFGDGRVVIRDF; encoded by the coding sequence ATGGGACTCGCGATGGCCAGCTTCACCCGCATCTTCTCGCCGCCGGCGGCGGCGCCGGTCCTGTGCCGGCCGAACCGTCGCTGGGCGCGGCCGTCGCCGGGCGGCCTCCTGCGCCTGGTCGTCGCGAAAGTGATCGACGAGACTCCGAACGCGAAGACCTTCGTCCTGGACGCTCCCGGCCTCGATTACTCGGCAGGGCAGCACCTGACGATCGTTGCGAAGGTCGATGGCAAGGAACACCGGCGCTGCTACTCGCTTTCGACTTCGCCGCTGGCCGGATCGCAGCCGGCCATCACCGTCAAGCGCGTGGAAGGCGGGACGCTTTCGAGCTGGCTTCACGATCGCGTGCGAGCGGGCGACGTGCTTCGTGCGGCACCGGCTGCAGGGCGATTCACGATCGACGCGGACCACGCGGCTTCGCGCCACGTCGCGATGGTCGCCGGTGGAGTAGGGATCACGCCTCTCATCAGCATGTTCGAGACGCTTCTGCGCTCGCAGAAGCAGTCGCGCGTGACACTGCTCTACGGCAGCCGCTGCCAGGACGAGATCATATTCCGTTCGCGCATCGACGCGATGCAGAAACTTTTCGGGCGCCGCCTCGACGTGATCCTGGCCGTGGACGAGGCCGGTCCTGGATGGAACGGGCTCACCGGGCCGATCGACGCCGCGCGCGTTGCCGCCGTGCTGCGCGATCGTGACGTCGACTCCTGGTACGTCTGCGGACCGGGGCCGATGATGAACGGCGTCGTCGGCGCTCTCGAAGCGCGCGGTGTCGCCGGCGATCGCATTCACCTGGAGCGCTTCCAGTATGCCGAATCTTCGACGACCGCGGCACCGACGACCGCCGCGACGCTGGTGTTCGGTGCCAGCGCAAAAACGGTAATTGCCAAGCCCGGCGCGACGCTTCTGGAGGCCGCCGACGCGGCCGGTATCACGCTGCCGTCGAGCTGCCGCATGGGCGGCTGCGGCGCCTGCAAGATCAGGATCGACGGCAATGTCGTCGCCGCCGAGCCGAACTGCCTGACGCCAGCCGAGAGGGCCGACGGTTACGCACTGGCCTGCTGCTCCTTCGGAGACGGCCGCGTCGTGATCCGCGACTTCTGA
- a CDS encoding MerR family transcriptional regulator, producing the protein MQATSRSSRSKDRAGADRSAAPRTDGLRMRDLVARSGLPRETIHFYLTQGLLPKPLKTGRNTAVYGQDHLERLQRIRDLQERHFLPLRAIREVLDEGAGGTFTEEQEVLLRRVRASLPAHRHTAASNTVAVSALVPSRVSRADFDAMRRFGFIEVHGRGAGARVGEDDAELLACWCELRTLEGPGEPALTPDLVSSYDDAMTTLVRREARALVERIAGMSGDRALELIETSEPMVLRMLGILRRKKIAALLEDFAPVPSKP; encoded by the coding sequence ATGCAGGCGACCTCGCGAAGCTCGCGAAGCAAAGACCGCGCCGGCGCCGACCGCAGCGCGGCGCCGAGAACCGACGGGCTGCGCATGCGCGACCTCGTCGCCCGGTCGGGACTGCCGCGCGAGACGATTCACTTCTATCTCACGCAGGGCCTTCTTCCGAAACCGCTCAAGACGGGGCGCAATACTGCGGTCTACGGGCAGGACCACCTCGAGCGTCTCCAGCGCATTCGCGACCTCCAGGAGCGTCACTTCCTGCCCCTTCGTGCCATTCGCGAGGTGCTCGACGAGGGCGCGGGTGGAACGTTCACCGAAGAGCAGGAAGTGCTGCTGCGCCGCGTGCGGGCCTCGCTTCCTGCACACCGGCACACGGCCGCCAGCAATACCGTGGCGGTCTCGGCGCTGGTGCCGTCGCGGGTTTCCCGGGCGGATTTCGACGCGATGCGACGCTTCGGATTCATCGAGGTCCACGGCCGCGGCGCCGGCGCGAGGGTCGGCGAAGACGATGCCGAGCTCCTCGCGTGCTGGTGCGAGCTGCGTACTCTCGAAGGGCCGGGAGAGCCTGCACTGACACCGGACCTTGTCAGCTCCTACGACGACGCAATGACCACGCTGGTTCGCCGTGAGGCGAGGGCGCTGGTCGAGCGCATCGCGGGAATGTCCGGCGACAGGGCGCTCGAGCTCATCGAGACCAGCGAGCCGATGGTCCTGCGCATGCTCGGGATCCTGAGGCGCAAGAAGATCGCCGCCCTCCTCGAGGATTTCGCCCCCGTCCCGTCCAAGCCGTAA
- a CDS encoding DUF938 domain-containing protein, whose translation MTDLRRHAPAASRNREPILAVLRRVLPERGSVLEIAGGSGEHAVHFAAALPGLRWRATDADPDSVASIAAWRRSGGTPNLMVPRLLDVAGADWGDETYDAIFSANMIHISPWAACLGLLAGAGRHLATGGVLILYGPFRIDGQHTAASNEAFDADLRSRNPQWGVRDLGDVDREALRHGLVLEERTEMPANNQTVVWRKK comes from the coding sequence ATGACCGATCTTCGCCGCCACGCACCAGCCGCATCGAGGAATCGCGAGCCTATCCTCGCGGTGCTGAGGCGCGTGCTGCCGGAGCGCGGCAGCGTGCTCGAGATCGCCGGCGGCAGCGGTGAGCACGCCGTCCATTTTGCGGCGGCGCTGCCCGGCCTTCGCTGGCGTGCAACCGATGCGGATCCCGACTCGGTCGCATCGATTGCCGCATGGCGCCGCAGCGGCGGCACGCCGAATCTCATGGTCCCGCGCCTGCTCGACGTTGCCGGTGCGGATTGGGGCGACGAGACGTACGACGCCATTTTCAGCGCGAACATGATCCACATTTCGCCGTGGGCCGCCTGCCTCGGGCTGCTGGCCGGCGCGGGGCGGCACCTGGCGACCGGCGGCGTGCTCATCCTCTACGGTCCGTTCCGCATCGACGGCCAGCACACGGCCGCGAGCAACGAGGCGTTCGATGCCGATCTGCGTTCACGCAATCCGCAGTGGGGCGTGCGCGACCTCGGCGACGTCGACCGCGAAGCCTTGCGCCACGGGCTCGTGCTCGAAGAAAGAACTGAAATGCCGGCGAACAACCAGACCGTGGTGTGGAGAAAGAAATGA
- a CDS encoding VOC family protein, which translates to MTEVLGIDHIYLAVRDLEASRRWYDVVMKILGFRSGNFRIGDEPHASYYNRHFGFVLRPARGGTRHDPYAPGLHHFCFRVDSDDDVRAVFQALRETGIAASSPALYPQYAPDYFAVFFDDPDGMRLEVTNYRAERRQRHDHWHDLQEDLAQ; encoded by the coding sequence ATGACGGAAGTCCTCGGCATCGACCACATCTACCTCGCCGTGCGGGACCTCGAGGCCTCGCGCCGCTGGTACGACGTCGTCATGAAAATCCTCGGCTTCCGCAGCGGAAACTTCCGCATCGGCGACGAGCCCCACGCCTCGTACTACAACCGCCATTTCGGTTTCGTGCTCAGGCCGGCACGTGGCGGCACCCGGCACGACCCGTACGCACCGGGCCTCCACCATTTCTGTTTTCGGGTCGACAGCGACGACGACGTGCGTGCCGTCTTCCAGGCACTTCGCGAAACCGGCATCGCGGCCAGCTCACCGGCGCTCTATCCGCAGTATGCGCCCGACTATTTCGCGGTGTTCTTCGATGACCCCGACGGTATGCGGCTCGAAGTGACCAACTACCGGGCCGAACGGCGCCAGCGTCACGATCACTGGCACGACCTCCAGGAGGATCTCGCGCAATGA
- a CDS encoding endonuclease/exonuclease/phosphatase family protein codes for MIMRPTHRARRRFRPACLAAAAALLSAVASPGVSLAGTFAVLTYNVRGLPPPLIEDRHTQISEIAPLLEDFHTPAPPYVGMPSIVGLQEVFAQDYYDTLTSPQTITYSYITQKDTGGTAGLGDGLDMLSDFQINPFSRTQWSACFGTLGNDGSDCDTDKGYSYAKIFLEPTVSVDVYTLHADAGQDSGSQAARRSNVDQLVAAINATSPAGAPVIVLGDTNSLYTRVGNDNIQDLVTGAGLTDVWVLLERGGIVPGAGSDINADCATSPGTGNCELFDKIFYRDGTLLKFAPESYAALKTMFSDGMGNDLSDHVPVAVTLDYAVVTTTTTTTTSTSSTSSTSTTTIAGRPCGDPLALVVTLSRHHSARRIAKLQAKATSSPRAATRALRASATADSGDSRAVVASDALFVLKTAVGTLVCPLCTCDVDNSGKITASDALRVLKAAVGQNVPLTCPLC; via the coding sequence ATGATTATGCGTCCAACCCACCGTGCGCGACGGCGTTTCCGTCCCGCGTGCCTCGCCGCTGCAGCGGCCTTGCTGTCGGCAGTCGCGTCTCCCGGAGTCTCGCTGGCCGGGACCTTCGCCGTCCTGACGTACAACGTGCGCGGCCTTCCTCCGCCGCTGATCGAGGATCGCCACACGCAGATCTCCGAGATCGCGCCTCTTCTCGAAGATTTTCACACGCCCGCACCGCCGTACGTCGGAATGCCGTCGATCGTCGGGCTGCAGGAAGTCTTCGCGCAGGACTACTACGACACGCTGACGAGTCCGCAGACCATCACGTACTCGTACATCACGCAGAAGGACACGGGCGGAACGGCCGGACTCGGCGACGGCCTGGACATGCTGTCGGACTTCCAGATCAACCCGTTCTCGCGCACCCAGTGGTCGGCGTGCTTCGGGACGCTCGGCAACGACGGCAGCGACTGCGACACCGACAAGGGCTACAGCTACGCGAAGATCTTCCTCGAGCCGACGGTGTCGGTGGACGTGTACACGCTGCACGCCGATGCCGGCCAGGACAGCGGCAGCCAGGCCGCGAGGCGGTCGAACGTCGACCAGCTCGTCGCGGCGATCAACGCGACTTCACCGGCGGGCGCGCCGGTGATCGTGCTCGGCGACACCAACAGCCTCTACACGCGAGTCGGCAACGACAACATCCAGGACCTCGTGACCGGCGCCGGACTGACCGACGTGTGGGTGCTGCTCGAGCGCGGCGGCATCGTCCCGGGCGCCGGAAGCGACATCAACGCCGACTGCGCGACCAGTCCGGGCACCGGCAACTGCGAGCTCTTCGACAAGATCTTCTACCGCGACGGAACCCTGCTGAAGTTCGCGCCGGAGTCCTACGCTGCGCTGAAAACGATGTTCTCCGACGGCATGGGCAACGATCTCTCCGATCACGTTCCGGTGGCCGTCACGCTCGACTACGCGGTCGTGACGACGACCACCACGACCACGACGAGCACGTCGTCCACCTCTTCGACTTCGACCACGACGATCGCCGGGCGGCCTTGCGGCGATCCGCTGGCGCTGGTCGTGACGTTGTCGCGTCACCATAGCGCCCGGAGGATCGCGAAGCTCCAGGCCAAGGCGACGTCATCGCCTCGTGCCGCGACCAGGGCGCTGCGGGCGAGCGCGACCGCCGACAGCGGTGACAGTCGCGCCGTCGTGGCCAGCGACGCGCTCTTCGTGCTGAAGACCGCCGTCGGGACTCTCGTTTGCCCGCTGTGCACCTGCGACGTCGACAACAGCGGCAAGATCACCGCATCGGATGCCCTGCGCGTCCTCAAGGCGGCTGTCGGGCAGAATGTCCCGCTGACGTGTCCTTTGTGCTGA
- a CDS encoding 2-hydroxychromene-2-carboxylate isomerase, translated as MHIDFWFEFGSTYSYPAAMRIEEAASAAGLELRWRPFLLGPIFRSQGWTDSPFNIYPAKGRYMWRDLERICTNQGLPLVRPSRFPRNGLLAARVVAACDGLPWVPSFVRAVYTANFAKDEEISDPAVVAAALESAGADASLVKIADSDDAKTKLRALTDEAAALDIFGAPSFVTDGELFWGNDRLEQAIEWARKGA; from the coding sequence GTGCACATCGACTTCTGGTTCGAGTTCGGCAGCACGTACTCCTACCCGGCCGCGATGCGGATCGAGGAGGCCGCCTCGGCCGCGGGGCTCGAGCTGCGCTGGCGCCCTTTTCTTCTCGGCCCGATTTTTCGCAGCCAGGGCTGGACGGATTCTCCGTTCAACATCTATCCCGCCAAGGGTCGATACATGTGGAGAGACCTCGAGCGCATCTGCACGAACCAGGGACTGCCACTGGTGCGCCCGTCGCGTTTTCCGCGAAACGGGTTGCTCGCTGCCCGCGTGGTCGCCGCCTGCGACGGGCTTCCGTGGGTCCCGTCGTTCGTGCGCGCCGTCTACACGGCAAACTTCGCCAAGGACGAGGAGATCTCCGATCCCGCCGTCGTTGCCGCAGCACTGGAGAGCGCCGGTGCCGACGCGTCGCTGGTGAAGATCGCCGACAGCGACGATGCCAAGACGAAGCTTCGAGCCCTGACCGACGAAGCGGCCGCGCTCGATATCTTCGGTGCGCCGAGCTTCGTCACGGACGGCGAGCTGTTCTGGGGCAACGATCGGCTGGAGCAGGCGATCGAATGGGCCCGCAAAGGCGCCTGA
- a CDS encoding alpha/beta fold hydrolase encodes MTRNISPPTPRQLLGEVRGAVEPARLLLHAPLLATLPRGRGQTVIVLPGYGASESSMAMLQGFLRLLGYKSRSWGLGRNTGNVARLVPRVLARIDEVAPSPDTEVHLVGWSLGGYIAREAAREMPSRIRSVITLGSPVVGGPKYTTVAARYRRRGHDLDELERLVDARYDKPLCVPVTAIFSRSDGIVAWEACIDRRSPGIEHVEVRTTHIGFGFCPEVYGIIADRLSRHSAPRH; translated from the coding sequence ATGACGCGCAATATCTCCCCACCGACTCCGCGCCAGCTCCTCGGCGAGGTGCGCGGCGCCGTCGAGCCTGCACGGCTCCTGCTTCACGCGCCGCTGCTGGCGACGCTTCCTCGCGGACGAGGACAGACCGTGATCGTGCTTCCGGGCTACGGTGCATCGGAGTCCTCGATGGCGATGCTGCAGGGCTTCCTTCGCCTGCTCGGCTACAAGAGCCGGAGCTGGGGCCTCGGGCGCAACACCGGCAACGTCGCGCGTCTGGTGCCGCGCGTGCTCGCACGCATCGACGAGGTCGCGCCGTCACCGGATACCGAAGTGCACCTGGTCGGCTGGAGCCTCGGCGGATACATTGCACGCGAGGCGGCGCGAGAGATGCCTTCGCGCATCCGGAGCGTCATCACGCTCGGGAGTCCCGTCGTCGGAGGACCGAAATACACGACAGTGGCGGCGCGCTACCGGCGGCGCGGGCACGATCTCGACGAGCTCGAGCGTCTCGTCGACGCCCGCTACGACAAGCCGCTCTGCGTGCCGGTCACCGCGATCTTCTCGAGGTCCGACGGCATCGTCGCATGGGAGGCCTGCATCGATCGTCGCAGCCCCGGCATCGAGCACGTCGAGGTTCGTACGACCCACATCGGCTTCGGTTTCTGTCCGGAAGTCTACGGCATCATCGCCGACCGTCTCTCGAGACACTCCGCGCCCCGCCACTGA